In one window of Mesoplodon densirostris isolate mMesDen1 chromosome 4, mMesDen1 primary haplotype, whole genome shotgun sequence DNA:
- the LOC132488658 gene encoding lysine-specific histone demethylase 1A, which produces MLSGKKAAAAAAAAAAAAAAAAGSEAGAGAAGGSENGSEVAAPPAGLSGPAEAGPGAAGERTPRKKEPPRASPPGGLAEPPGSAGPQAGPTVVPGSATPMETGIAETPEGRRTSRRKRAKVEYREMDESLANLSEDEYYSEEERNAKAEKEKKLPPPPPQAPPEEENESEPEEPSGVEGAAFQSRLPHDRMTSQEAACFPDIISGPQQTQKVFLFIRNRTLQLWLDNPKIQLTFEATLQQLEAPYNSDTVLVHRVHSYLERHGLINFGIYKRIKPLPTKKTGKVIIIGSGVSGLAAARQLQSFGMDVTLLEARDRVDGRVATFRKGNYVADLGAMVVTGLGGNPMAVVSKQVNMELAKIKQKCPLYEANGQAVPKEKDEMVEQEFNRLLEATSYLSHQLDFNVLNNKPVSLGQALEVVIQLQEKHVKDEQIEHWKKIVKTQEELKELLNKMVNLKEKIKELHQQYKEASEVKPPRDITAEFLVKSKHRDLTALCKEYDELAETQGKLEEKLQELEANPPSDVYLSSRDRQILDWHFANLEFANATPLSTLSLKHWDQDDDFEFTGSHLTVRNGYSCVPVALAEGLDIKLNTAVRQVRYTASGCEVIAVNTRSTSQTFIYKCDAVLCTLPLGVLKQQPPAVQFVPPLPEWKTSAVQRMGFGNLNKVVLCFDRVFWDPSVNLFGHVGSTTASRGELFLFWNLYKAPILLALVAGEAAGIMENISDGVIVGRCLAILKGIFGSSAVPQPKETVVSRWRADPWARGSYSYVAAGSSGNDYDLMAQPITPGPSIPGAPQPIPRLFFAGEHTIRNYPATVHGALLSGLREAGRIADQFLGAMYTLPRQATPGVPAQQSPSM; this is translated from the coding sequence ATGTTGTCTGGGAAGAAGGCAgcagccgcggcggcggcggcggcggcggcagcggcggcggcggccgggtcGGAGGCCGGTGCCGGGGCAGCGGGCGGCTCGGAGAACGGCTCTGAGGTGGCCGCGCCGCCCGCGGGCCTATCCGGCCCTGCCGAAGCCGGGCCGGGGGCGGCCGGGGAGCGCACTCCCCGCAAGAAGGAGCCCCCGCGGGCCTCGCCCCCCGGGGGCCTGGCTGAGCCGCCGGGGTCCGCCGGGCCTCAAGCTGGGCCTACCGTCGTGCCTGGGTCTGCGACCCCCATGGAAACGGGAATCGCAGAGACTCCGGAGGGGCGACGGACCAGTCGGCGCAAGCGGGCGAAGGTAGAGTACAGAGAGATGGATGAAAGTTTGGCCAACCTCTCAGAAGATGAGTATTattcagaagaagagagaaatgctaaagcagagaaggaaaagaagcttCCCCCACCACCCCCTCAAGCCCCAcctgaggaagaaaatgaaagtgaGCCTGAGGAACCATCTGGTGTGGAGGGTGCAGCTTTCCAGAGTAGACTTCCTCATGACCGGATGACTTCTCAAGAAGCAGCCTGTTTTCCAGATATCATCAGTGGACCACAGCAGACCCAGAAGGTTTTTCTGTTCATTAGAAACCGCACATTGCAGTTGTGGTTGGATAATCCAAAGATTCAGCTGACCTTTGAGGCTACTCTCCAACAATTAGAAGCGCCTTACAACAGTGATACTGTGCTTGTCCACCGAGTTCACAGTTATTTAGAGCGTCATGGTCTTATCAACTTCGGCATCTATAAGAGGATAAAGCCCCTCCCAACTAAAAAGACAGGAAAGGTAATCATTATAGGCTCTGGAGTCTCGGGCTTGGCAGCAGCTCGTCAGTTACAAAGTTTTGGAATGGATGTCACACTTCTGGAAGCCAGGGATCGTGTGGATGGACGAGTTGCTACATTTCGCAAAGGAAACTACGTAGCTGATCTTGGAGCCATGGTAGTAACAGGTCTTGGAGGGAATCCCATGGCTGTGGTTAGCAAGCAAGTAAATATGGAACTGGCCAAGATCAAGCAAAAATGCCCACTTTATGAAGCTAATGGACAAGCTGTTCCTAAAGAGAAAGATGAAATGGTAGAGCAAGAGTTTAACCGGTTGCTAGAAGCTACATCTTACCTTAGtcatcaactagacttcaatgtCCTCAATAATAAGCCTGTGTCCCTTGGCCAGGCATTGGAAGTTGTCATTCAGTTACAAGAAAAGCATGTCAAAGATGAGCAGATTGAACATTGGAAGAAGATAGTGAAAACTCAGGAGGAACTGAAAGAACTTCTTaataagatggtaaatttaaaagagaaaattaaagaactCCATCAGCAATACAAAGAAGCATCTGAAGTCAAGCCACCCAGAGATATCACTGCTGAGTTCTTAGTGAAAAGCAAACACAGGGATCTAACTGCCTTATGCAAGGAATATGATGAATTAGCTGAAACACAAGGAAAGCTAGAAGAAAAACTTCAAGAATTGGAAGCCAATCCTCCAAGTGATGTGTATCTCTCGtcaagagacagacaaatacttgACTGGCATTTTGCAAATCTTGAATTTGCTAATGCCACACCTCTCTCTACACTTTCCCTTAAACATTGGGATCAGGATGATGACTTTGAGTTTACTGGCAGCCACCTGACAGTGAGGAATGGCTACTCATGTGTGCCTGTGGCGTTAGCAGAAGGCCTGGACATTAAACTGAATACAGCAGTTCGGCAGGTTCGCTACACAGCTTCAGGATGTGAAGTGATAGCTGTGAATACCCGCTCCACGAGCCAGACGTTTATTTATAAGTGTGATGCAGTTCTCTGTACCCTTCCCTTGGGTGTGTTGAAGCAGCAGCCACCAGCTGTTCAGTTTGTGCCACCTCTTCCTGAGTGGAAAACATCTGCAGTCCAAAGGATGGGATTTGGCAACCTTAACAAGGTCGTGTTGTGTTTTGACCGCGTATTCTGGGATCCAAGTGTCAATTTGTTCGGACATGTTGGCAGTACGACTGCCAGCAGGGGTGagctcttcctcttctggaaccTCTATAAAGCTCCAATACTATTGGCACTAGTGGCAGGAGAAGCTGCTGGCATCATGGAAAACATAAGTGATGGTGTGATTGTTGGCCGATGCCTGGCCATTCTCAAAGGGATTTTTGGTAGCAGTGCAGTGCCCCAGCCCAAGGAAACAGTGGTGTCTCGCTGGCGTGCTGATCCCTGGGCCCGGGGCTCCTATTCCTATGTAGCCGCAGGATCATCTGGAAATGACTATGACCTAATGGCTCAGCCAATCACTCCTGGCCCCTCAATTCCAGGTGCCCCACAGCCTATTCCACGACTCTTCTTTGCTGGAGAACATACAATCCGTAACTACCCAGCCACGGTCCATGGTGCTCTGCTGAGTGGGCTCAGAGAAGCAGGAAGGATTGCAGACCAGTTCTTGGGGGCCATGTATACCCTGCCTCGCCAGGCCACACCAGGCGTCCCTGCACAGCAGTCCCCGAGCATGTGA